The region AGGCGGGGGCATGAGCAGGCTTCTTGCGATCCTGCTGCTGGCATTCGCCGCATTGCCTCTTTCGGCCCAGCAGTCGCTGCCGCCGGCGCCCTATGCCTACCAGCAGCTCGAAGACCCGCGGCAGGAAGCCGAGGCGCAGGCGCTGATGGAGACGCTGCGCTGCCTCAAGTGCCAGTCGCAGTCGATCGCCGATAGCGATGCGCCCATGGCTGGCGACATGCGCCACCAGGTCCGTACGCGTATTGCTGCCGGGGAAGAGCCCGAAGCGATCCGCGCCTGGCTCGTCGAACGATATGGCGACTACGTCAGCTATGCCCCGACGGTCAGTGAGACGACGTGGCCGTTGTTCGCAGTTCCCGCCGTGCTGGTGCTCGTCGCGCTGCTCCTGCTGTGGCGCCGTATGGGCCGCCGGAAAGAGGGTGAGGCATGAGCTGGGTCCCGATTCTCGCGCTTGCGGCGCTGGTCTTCATCGCGGCCGCCTTCTTCCTGAAGCTGCCAAAGGCCGGCTGGACGACATTCGGCGCGGCGCTGCTGTTCGGCCTTGCCGGCTATGCGCTGCAGGGCGAACCGGGCAAGCCCGCTGCGCCCAAGGATCGCGTGGCGGAAATCCAGCAGAGCAATTTCGCGCTGATCGAGGCGCGCAGGTCGCTGTTCGGCACCGACCAGCCGCCCGCACGCTGGGTCACCGTTGCCGACGGTTTCACCCGCAAGGGGCAATTCGCCGACGCGGCAGACCTGCTTCGCAATGCCGTCGCCGAGAACCCGCGCGATGCGGAAGCGTGGGTCGCGCTCGGTAACGTGCTTATCGAACACGCAGACGGAATGCTCACCCCGGCAGCTCTCTATGCCTACGAGCGCGCCGAGCGGATCGATCCGGGCAATCCGGCGGCAGCCTATTTCACCGGTTTCGCGCTGCTGAGGGCAGGGCAACCCGGCCAGACGCGGGCGATCTGGGCCGATATCCTCGAGAATGCGCCCGAGGATGCACCGTGGCGTGAAGAGCTTGCGGGCCAACTCGAACGGCTCGACCAGATGCTCGGCCAGGTCGCGAACTAGTCCGGTAGATTGTATTGCAGCGCAACACGCATGCTGCTACGCGCCGCAACCTTGTGAGCGGCCGATGCCGCATTAATCGAAGGACGGGGCCAGCGGTGCGATGAGCGACGCGTCTTCCCAAGCCGAAACCAATCCGCACGGGCACGGAAAAGGGCACGCAGCCTCGCGTACGGCCTTGGCCGTGGGCGCCATAGGCGTCGTCTTCGGCGACATCGGTACCAGCCCGCTTTACGCGTTCCGCGAGACCTTCATCGGTCCCAACCCGCTGCCGATCGAC is a window of Erythrobacter sp. HKB08 DNA encoding:
- a CDS encoding cytochrome c-type biogenesis protein produces the protein MSRLLAILLLAFAALPLSAQQSLPPAPYAYQQLEDPRQEAEAQALMETLRCLKCQSQSIADSDAPMAGDMRHQVRTRIAAGEEPEAIRAWLVERYGDYVSYAPTVSETTWPLFAVPAVLVLVALLLLWRRMGRRKEGEA
- a CDS encoding tetratricopeptide repeat protein, whose product is MSWVPILALAALVFIAAAFFLKLPKAGWTTFGAALLFGLAGYALQGEPGKPAAPKDRVAEIQQSNFALIEARRSLFGTDQPPARWVTVADGFTRKGQFADAADLLRNAVAENPRDAEAWVALGNVLIEHADGMLTPAALYAYERAERIDPGNPAAAYFTGFALLRAGQPGQTRAIWADILENAPEDAPWREELAGQLERLDQMLGQVAN